In the genome of Pseudonocardia cypriaca, the window CGGCGCCGTGCCGCACACCTCCACCTACGCGCTGACGAACGCCACGCTGCCCTACGTGCTGCGGCTGGCGAACCTGGGCTGGTCCGACGCACTCGCGGCGGACGCCGCCCTGGCGGGCGGTCTCTCGACGCACCACGGGGCGCTCACCAACCTGCAGGTCGCCCACGACCTGGGCCTGCCCTACGCCGACCCGCACACCCTCATCTCGGCCTGACCAGCCCCGGAGCGGCCTGCTCTGCGGCGTGCGTCACGCGGTGGAGTACGCCGTCGGGTCGTGTGGCCTACACCGCGCGCCGGGAGCGGCAGCGGCGCATAGGGTTCCGCCGTGACCGAGTGGTGGGTCTTCGCGCTCGCGGCGCTGCCGGTACTGGGGCTGCTCGCGGGTGTCGTCGTGCTGCGGGGGCGCAGGCGCGCCCCCGACCACGACCCGTTGCCCGCCGAGCCGGAGGACCGCCCGCTCGCCGCCGTGGTGGCGAACCCCACGAAGATCGAGCCGGGCACGCAGCAGCGGATCGAGGCGGTCTGCACGGGCCTCGGCTGGGCCGAGCCGCTGTGGCTCGAGACCACGGTCGAGGATCCCGGGACCGGGCAGGCGAAGCTCGCGATCGACAAGGGCGCCGACGTGGTGCTCGCCTGCGGCGGGGACGGCACCGTCCGCTCGGTGGCCGAGGCGCTGGCCGGCACCGGCGTGGCGATGGGCCTGGTGCCCGCGGGCACCGGGAACCTGCTGGCCCGCACCGTCGGTACCCCGGACGGCGTTGCGGACGCCACCCGCGTGGCGCTCACGGGTGACGACCGAGCGATCGACGTCGGCCGCATCCGGATCGACGGCTCGCAGGAGGAGCGGGTGTTCCTCGTGATGGCCGGCACCGGCTTCGACGCCGCGATCATGGAGAGCACGCCGGAGGCGTTGAAGGTCAAGGTCGGTCCGCTCGCCTACGTGATCTCCGGCCTGCGCGCCATGCGCGGCCGGCGCATCCGCGTGACCCTCAGCCTCGACGACGGCCCGCCGCTGCGCCGCCGCACCCGCACCGTCCTCGTCGGCAACAGCGGCACGCTGCTCGGCGGGCTCGTGCTCATGCCGCGCGCGAGGATCGACGACGGTGTCCTCGACGTGGTGAGCCTCGCGCCGGGCACGCTCGCGGGCTGGGTCGCGGTGGCCCTGCGCGTGATCACGAAGCGCCCCAGGGGCCACGAGCGCGTCGAGCACTGGCAGGCCCGCTCGATCGTGATCCGCACCGAGGCTCCCCAGCCGTGCCAGGTCGACGGCGACCCGGTCGGCGACGCGCAGGAGCTCTCGATCCGCGTCGACCCGAGCACGCTGGTGCTGCGCGTGCCGGACGTCCCGCCGCCCGACGCCCCGGACGCGGGATAGGGGGAGGCGGTGCGCACGGTCTACGTGATCGGCATCGGCGCGGGCGACCCCGAGCACCTCACGCTGCAGGCGGTCGCCGCGATGAACCGGGTCGACGTGTTCTTCACGATCGACAAGGGCGAGGCGAAGGCCGAGCTGGCCGCGCTGCGCGCCACGCTGCTCGCCCGCCACGTCACGCGGCCGCACCGGGTGGTGACGGCGCGCGATCCCGAGCGGGACCGCAGCGCGCCGACCGGACGGTACGCGGGTGCTGTTGCCGACTGGCAGGAGCGCAGGGCGGCGGTCTACGAGCGGATGCTCGCCGACGAGCTCGCGGACGACGGGTGCGGCGCGTTCCTCGTGTGGGGCGATCCGGCGCTCTACGACGGGACGCTGCGGATCCTGGAGCGGATCCGGAACCGCGGCGCCGTCGAGTTCGAGGTGGTCTCGATCCCGGGGATCAGCGCCGTGCAGGCGCTCGCCGCCGGGCACCGGATCGCGTTGAACCGGGTCGGGCGGCCGGTCACCGTCACGACGGGACGCAGGCTCGCCGAGGAGGGCCCGCCGCCGGGGGCGGACGACGTCGTCGTGATGCTGGACGCGGTGGACGCCTTCGCCGCGCTGCCGGGGGACCTCTGGGACATCTACTGGGGCGCCTACCTCGGCACCCCCGACGAGGTGCTCGTGCACGGCCCGCTCCGGGACGTGAAGGCGGAGATCGTGCGGCGGCGCGGCGAGCTGCGCTCCCGCAAGGGCTGGATCATGGACACCTACCTGCTGCGGCGGCGCAGCCCGTGAGTCCGACCAGCGTGCTGGTGCTCGGCGGCACGGCGGAGGCGCGCCGCCTCGCCGCCGTCCTGCACCGCGACGGCGCGTTCGCCGTGACCTCCTCGCTCGCCGGGCGGGTCGCGGTGCCGCGACTGCCGTGCGGCGAGGTCCGGATCGGCGGGTTCGGCGGCGCCGAGGGCCTCGCCGGGTGGCTGCGCGAGCACGGCACGGACGTGGTGGTGGACGCGACGCACCCGTTCGCCGCCCGCATGACCGCCAACGCGGTGGCCGCCACGTCCGCCGCAGGTGTGCCCCTCGTCGTGCTGCGGCGGCCCGGCTGGACCGAGGGGCCGGGGGACCGCTGGCACCGGGTGCCCGACGCGCGGGGTGCCGCCGCGCTGGCGCCCCGGCTGGGCAGCCGGGTGTTCCTAGCCACCGGCGCCGGTGACCTCGCCGCGCTCGCCGGCATCGACGCGTGGTGCCTGCTGCGTGCGGTCGACCCGCCGCCCCCGCCGCTCCCGCCCCGCCACCACCTCGTGCTCGCACGCGGCCCGTTCACGGCCGACGCCGAGCGCGCGCTGCTGCGCGAGCATCGGATCGAGGTGCTCGTCGCGCGGGACAGCGGGGGAGAGCTGACCGCCGCGAAGCTGGTGGCCGCGCGCGAGCTGGGGTTGCCCGTCGTGCTGATCGCCCGCCCGCCGGCACCGGACGCGCCGGCTGTCGCGAGTGTGGAGGAGGCGGTGGCCTGGGTGACCGCCCGCGTGTCTGCGGCCCGTGAACGATCTACGCCTCGCCCGCCCCGCCTGTGAGGAGAGCCGTGCTGCGCGGAGTCGCACCGCTGCTGGCCGTGCTGGTGCTGCTGGTGGTCGCCGCCTGCGCCGCACCGGGGGCCGCACCGGCAGACCCCTCCACGGACTGTCCGCCGAGCTCTGCGGCTGCGCCCGTGGAGCTGCGGCACGCCACCAACGTCTCGGTGCGCGAAGCTGGTGGCTACCGCGTGCTGACCGTCGCCCAGCCGTTCCCGGGTGGTCCGCCGGAGTCGACCGTGCTGGTGCCCTGCGGCGCTCCGGCGCCTGCGCTGCCCCCCGAGCTCGCCGGGGCGCCGGTGATCGAGGTACCGGTGCGCAGCGTGTACGCCGCATCCACCACCCAGCTGCCGATGATCGTCGACATCGGCGCCCTCGACGTGCTCACCGGCGTCGGCACGCCGGACTTCGTCTCCGGGCCCGAGGTGCGGGCGCGGATCGACGCCGGGCGGGTGGCCGGGTTCGCCACCAGCGGGCAGGTCGACATCGAACGCGTGGTGGCGGCCGCGCCGGACGTGCTGCTCAGCCAGGGCACCGACGACCCCGCGTTCCCCACGCTGCGCGAGGCGGGGATCCCCGTGCTCGGCTGGGCGGAGTACCTGGAGAGCGGTCCGCTCGCGCAGGCCGAGTGGATCAAGGTGATGGGTGTGCTGACCGGGCGGGAGGCCGAGGCCGAGCAGGTGTTCACCGCCATCGAGACGCGCTACCGGGACCTCGCCGCGCTTGCATCGGGCGCGGTCCACACGTCTGGGCCCGTCCCGGTGCTGGCCGGTCAGCTCTACGAGGGCGGCTGGCGGGTACCGACCGGAGGGAGCACCGCGGGTGCGCTCCTGCGCGACGCGGGCGCCACCTGGTCGGAGGCGGGCAACCCGGCACGGGGCGGCATCCCGAAGGACTTCGAGAGCGTCTACACCGCCGACGGGGCGGCCCCGATCTGGATCGCCGACGGGCCGTGGCCGACGCTCGCCGACGTCACCGCGGCCGACCCGCGCTACGGGGAGCTGGCGGCCGTGCGGACCGGCCAGGTGTGGAACCGCGACCGGCGGATCGGCCCGACCGGTGGCAACGAGCTGCACGAGCGCGGTGTGACCCGTCCCGACGAGCAGCTCGCCGACCTGGTCGCGGTGCTGCACCCGGACCTGCTGCCCGGGCACGCGTACACCTACCTGCGGCGGGTGTCGTGACGCGACGGCGCGCGCTACTGGCCGGAACCGGCGCGGTCGCGGTCGTGCTGTTCGTGCTGGCCGTCGCGCTCGGCCCGGTCAGCGTCCCGCCGGCCGACACGGTGCGGGTGCTCGCGGGCGCCACGCCGTCGGACCCGAGGTGGAGCGTGCTGATCGGCACCGTGCGGCTCCCGCGCGCGCTCACCGCGGTCCTTGTCGGGGCCGCGCTCGGGGTGGCGGGCGCACTCGTGCAGACGCTCTTCCGCAACCCGCTCGCCGACCCGTACGTGCTCGGCGTGAGCTCAGGGGCCGGGCTGGGGGTGGCGCTGTCGCTCGCCGCGGTCGGCGGTGCCTCGTTCACCGAGGGCCTCGCGGGCGTGGGCCGGCTGGGCGCCGTCGGTGCCGCGGCGCTGGGTGCGGCGGCGGTACTGGGCCTGGTGCTCGTGCTCGCCCGCTGGGTGCGCTCGGTGGTGACGCTCCTGGTGGTCGGCGTGATGGTGGGCGCCGCGACCACCGCGGTCGTGAGCCTCGTGCTCGTGTGGAGCGACCCGCGGATCGCCCAGCAGTTCGTCGTGTGGGGGCTGGGCAGCGTGGACGGCACGAGCCGGGCCGACCTCGCTGTGCTCGCGCCCGTCGTGGCCGCGGGGCTCGCCGTGGCGGCGTTCTCGGTGAAGCCGCTGAACGCGCTCCTGCTCGGGGAGGCGCACGCGCGCAGCGTCGGGGTGCCGGTCCGGCGGCTGCGGGCGATGGTCGTGCTCGCGGTCGCGCTCCTCGGTGGCGGGGTCACCGCGTTCTGCGGGCCGATCGCGTTCGTCGGGATCGCGGTGCCGCACCTGGCCCGGCTGCTCGTCGACACCTCCGACCACCGCGTGCTGCTCCCCGTCGCGGCGCTGGTCGGGGCCGCGGTGGTGCTGGCCTGCGTGGTGGCGGGACACCCGCCGGGCACCGAGGTGGTGGTGCCGCTGAACGTCGTGACGTCGTTGGTCGGCGCCCCGGTGGTGATCGCGGTGCTGCTGCGGAGCAGGCGGTTCGCGGTCGCGGTCTCGTGAACGGCGGCGCCGTGATCGTTCTCGACGCGCTCTCGGTCGGGTACCGGGCCGGACGGCGCTCGTCCCGGACCGTGCTGGCCGGGGTGTCCGCCCGAGCCGCGGCCGGCGAGCTGACCGTGCTGGTCGGCCCGAACGGCACCGGGAAGTCCACCCTCCTGCACACCGTCGCGGGCCTACTCCCGCCGCTGGCCGGCAGCGTCTCGCTGGACGGCGCCGACCTCGCGGCCCTGCCGCCCGCAGAGCGCGCCCGCCGGCTCGCGGTGGTGCTCACCGAGCGCGTCGAGCCGGGCCTGCTGTCGGTGGAGGACCTCGTCGCGCTCGGCCGCCACCCGCACACCGGTCCGACTGGAGCGCTGCGTGCCGCCGACCGGGCCGTGGTGGCCGCGGCCGTCGAGGCGGCGGGGGCCGGGCAGCTCGCCGGGCGGCGGGTGGCGGAGCTGTCCGACGGGGAGCGCCAGCGCGTACTCGTCGCCCGCGCGCTGGCCCAGGAGCCTGCCGTGCTGCTGCTGGACGAGCCGACGGCGTTCCTCGACGTGTCCGCCCGCGTCGGGCTGCTCGGCCTCCTGCGACGTCTCGCCCGCGACGACGGGCTGTGCGTGCTGGTGTCCACCCACGACCTGGAGCCCGCGCTGCGGGTGGCCGACCAGGTGTGGCTACTCGACCGCGACGGGAGCCTGCGGACCGGGCCGCCCGAGGCGCTGGTGGCCTGCGGGGCGGTCGGCGAGGTGTTCGACGCGCCCGGCCTCGCGTTCGACGCAGTCGCGGGCGCCTTCACGATCCGGCCGGCGCCCGGCGGGACACCGGTCGCGGTGGTCGCACCCGAGCCGGAGTCGGCGCTCGTGGCCAGGCTGCTCACGCGGGAGGGCTGGAGCGTGGTGCCGGAGGGGGCCGCTTCGACGGTGACGCTCACCGGGCCCGGCCGGTTCAGCGCGGTCGACGCCGGGGGGACGGTCGAGGGGATGGGCTGGACGGAGCTGGCCGCGTGGGCGCGCCGGAGCGGGGGAGCCGTCAGCGGCGGGCGAAGCGGTCCAGGGCGGCGGTGATGTGTGCGCGCGTCGTGTCGCTGCCGGTGTGGCCGGAGTCCTCGACGATCACCAGCGCGGCGTCCGGCCACGCCCGGGCCAGCTCCCACGCCGTGCTGGGCGGTCCGCCCATGTCGAGGCGGCCGTGGACGAGGAACCCCGGGATGCCGGCTAGCCGGCCGGCGTCGCGCAGCAACGCGCCCTCCTCCAGCCAGGCACCGTGGGAGAAGAAGTGGGCGCAGATGCGCACGAACGCCAGCTGGGCCGCCGGCGGGCGGTCGCCGTAGGCGCCGGTGCGGGCGTTGGGCTCCGCGGAGATGACCGCGTCCTCCCAGGCGAGCCAGTCCAGGGTGGCCTGCTGCCGGACGGCGGCGTCCGGGTGCTCCACCAGGCGCGCGTACGCGGCCACGAGGTCGCCGTCGCGCTCGCCGGGCGGCACGCTCTGGCGGAAGCGCTCCCAGGCCTCCGGGTAGAAGCGCCCGACGCCGCGGTAGAGCCAGTCGATCTCCGACCGCCGCGTGGTGGTGACGCTCGCGATCACGATCTCCGAGACGCGGTGCGGGTGCCGCTGCGCGTAGGCGAGGATCAGCGTGGACCCCCACGACCCGCCGTGCAGCAGCCACCGGTCGATGCCGAGGTGCTCGCGCAGCCGCTCCATGTCGGCGACGAGGTGCGCGGTGGTGTTCACGCTCATCCCGGTGGCCGGGTCGCTCGCGTGCGGGATGCTGCGCCCGCAGCCCCGCTGGTCGAACAGCACCACCCGGTAGCGGCTCGGGTCGACCGCCTGTCGCTGGCCCGGTCGGCAGCCCGAGCCGGGTCCGCCGTGCACGACGAGCGCCGGCTTGCCTGCCGGGTTGCCGCAGGTCTCCCAGTAGACGTGGTTGCCGTCGCCCACGTCGAGCATCCCGTGGTCGTACGGCTCGATGGGCGGGTACACGCCCCGGACGTTAGCGATCAAGCAGGGCGGGCGGCGAACAGGATGTGCGTGCCGCCGTCCCGCGCCCCCGGCTCGGAGCACGCCGCGACCTCGTGGTCCAGGAAGCGGCGCCAGCGGTCGCGGTCGGCTGCGAGGTGCGCGAGCACGCCGGGGTCCCCGGCCGACGCCCAGTTGCTCGCGCTCCCGTCGACGAGCTCCCCGCCGGCCTCGTGGACGAGCGCCACCACCTCCGACCACCGGTACCTGCGGTCGGCCGGCTCCGGCCGCCCGTCGAGGCCGGGCGGCTGCTGGCGCCACGACCCGAGCAGCGAGGGCGCCGACGCGACGACGACGCCGTCCGGTGCGACGAGCCGCAGCAACCCGCGCAGGGCGCCGGCCGCACAGCCGCGGATGCTCGACAGCGGCCCCCCGTATGCGAGCACGGCGTCGAACTCGCCGTCGGCGTACCGGCTCACGTCCGTGGCGTCGAGCACCTCGCGCCGCAGCACGCTGCGCTCAGCCGGGGTGCCGCGAACCCTGCGCTCGTGGGCGGCCAGCCGGGCGGACGACGGGTCGGTGACCACGACGCGGCAGCCCCTCGCGGCGAGCTCGGTGGTGAACCGGTTGCCCCCGGCGCCGATCTCGAGCACGCGCGCGCCCCGGGGGACGAACCGGCGCAGGAACCGGCGGTGGACCTCGCGGCTCACCCGGTCGCTCGCCTCGGCGTCCGGATGGCCCTGCCCCTGCTCACCCAGCCGGTCGAAGTGCCGCCGCACCGCCCCCACCGCCGCGCTGTGATCCACGAGACCGACGATGCGTGGACCGGGCTGAGGTGCTTCTCAGCGCGGCGCGGGCTCATCGTTCGGGCATGTGCCGCTGCAGGAAGTCCAGCCCGAGGGTGATGAGTCGTTGGCGGTCCCCGTCGGCGAAGAAGTGTCCCGCTCCCGGGACCCGCACCAGCTGAACGGTCGCCCCGACCCGCTCGTAGGCCGCTGCGATCTCCTCGCTCTGGTCGATCGGGATCCCGGAGTCCTGCTCACCGTGGGCCAGCTGGAGCGGTGCGGCGCCTGCGCCGACGTAGGTGCTGGAGCTGGCCGCCCTGGCGATGCGGGGTGCCTCGGCGACCCGGGCGCCGAGGAACCAGTCGTGCGGGTCGACGCCGAGCGCGTGGAGCGGCGACTCGCCCGGTGGAGGCGGCATCCGCGCGAAGTCGACCGGTGCGCTCCAGCTGACCGCCGCCTGCACGGCGCTGCTGGGCCCGGTGATCCCGAGGCTGCCGTCGAGGTCCGGGTGGTCCGCCGTGACCGCCAGCATGGTGGCCAGGTAGCCGCCCGAGGACGCTCCCCAGGCGCCGAAGCGGGAGGGGTGGAGTCCCAGCACCTCCGCGTGGTGGCGCAACCACCTCACCGCGGCCTTGACGTCGTGGACCTGAGCGGGGAAGGGCGACTCCCGGCTGTGCCGGTACTGGACGGCCGCGACGGCGACGCCCTGCGGGAGCAGCCGGTCGACGAGGTGGGCGCCCAGTGAGTTGGTCTTGTGCGAGCCCGTGGCGAAACCCCCTCCGTAGATGTGGACGACCAGGGGTACCGGCCCGGCGGCCTCCGGCACGACGAGGTCGAGCGTCAGCGGCCGGTAGCCGAGCGGCTGTGCGACGACGGCGTCGCGGTAGCGGAGCGAGCCGCCCCAGCGCTCCGGACCCGGGGGTGGCAGGGGAGGCAGCTGGTCCCCGCGGGCTGCGCCGTTCCGCATCTCCGTCACCGCGTCAGTATCGGAGCGCGGCGGGGGAGCCCGTCATCCGAATTCCGCTCGTACCCCCAGCAGGCGCACGGGGCGCCGGGAGCTGAACAGCTCGAGCACGTCGAGGGCGGCCTTGGCGAACCGGTCGGCGTCGGTGGTGGGGGCGTCGAGCGTGGCGCTGCGCGTGTAGGTCGAGAACGGTGCGAAGCGGACCTTCACCGCCACCCGAGCAGCCGGGCGTCCCGCGTCGCCGATCTCGGCGGCCACGCGCCGGGCGAGGGCGGCCACCTCGGTGCGGACGTCCGCCCAGTCGGTGAGGTTCTCCTGGAACGTCGTCTCGTGGCTGCGCGAGCGCGGCACCCACGGCGTGCCCTCCACCACCGCCCGGCCGATCCCGCGGCCCAGCTGCACGTACCAGGGGCCGAGTGCGGGGCCCAGCTCGGCGGCGAGCGCCGCCGGGTCGGCGGCGGCCAGCTCCCGGACGGTGGTGATGCCGCGGTCGGCGAGCTTGCGGGCGGTTTTCGTGCCGATGCCCCACAGCGCCTGCGTGGGGCGGTCGAACATCACCTCGGCCCAGTTCCCCG includes:
- a CDS encoding ABC transporter ATP-binding protein; the encoded protein is MIVLDALSVGYRAGRRSSRTVLAGVSARAAAGELTVLVGPNGTGKSTLLHTVAGLLPPLAGSVSLDGADLAALPPAERARRLAVVLTERVEPGLLSVEDLVALGRHPHTGPTGALRAADRAVVAAAVEAAGAGQLAGRRVAELSDGERQRVLVARALAQEPAVLLLDEPTAFLDVSARVGLLGLLRRLARDDGLCVLVSTHDLEPALRVADQVWLLDRDGSLRTGPPEALVACGAVGEVFDAPGLAFDAVAGAFTIRPAPGGTPVAVVAPEPESALVARLLTREGWSVVPEGAASTVTLTGPGRFSAVDAGGTVEGMGWTELAAWARRSGGAVSGGRSGPGRR
- the cobF gene encoding precorrin-6A synthase (deacetylating), which gives rise to MRTVYVIGIGAGDPEHLTLQAVAAMNRVDVFFTIDKGEAKAELAALRATLLARHVTRPHRVVTARDPERDRSAPTGRYAGAVADWQERRAAVYERMLADELADDGCGAFLVWGDPALYDGTLRILERIRNRGAVEFEVVSIPGISAVQALAAGHRIALNRVGRPVTVTTGRRLAEEGPPPGADDVVVMLDAVDAFAALPGDLWDIYWGAYLGTPDEVLVHGPLRDVKAEIVRRRGELRSRKGWIMDTYLLRRRSP
- a CDS encoding class I SAM-dependent methyltransferase, whose product is MDHSAAVGAVRRHFDRLGEQGQGHPDAEASDRVSREVHRRFLRRFVPRGARVLEIGAGGNRFTTELAARGCRVVVTDPSSARLAAHERRVRGTPAERSVLRREVLDATDVSRYADGEFDAVLAYGGPLSSIRGCAAGALRGLLRLVAPDGVVVASAPSLLGSWRQQPPGLDGRPEPADRRYRWSEVVALVHEAGGELVDGSASNWASAGDPGVLAHLAADRDRWRRFLDHEVAACSEPGARDGGTHILFAARPA
- a CDS encoding DNA polymerase IV, translated to MAYWVLHVDLDQFLAAVEVLRHPELAGRPVVVGGKGDPTQRAVVATASYEARRYGVRSGMPLRTAAKRCPDAVFLPADNAHYEEASEEVMATLRDRPGVVVEVMGWDEAFVGAESDDPEALARTIRADVLERTRLHCSVGIGDNMLRAKLATEFAKPGAGDGVYRLTAGNWAEVMFDRPTQALWGIGTKTARKLADRGITTVRELAAADPAALAAELGPALGPWYVQLGRGIGRAVVEGTPWVPRSRSHETTFQENLTDWADVRTEVAALARRVAAEIGDAGRPAARVAVKVRFAPFSTYTRSATLDAPTTDADRFAKAALDVLELFSSRRPVRLLGVRAEFG
- a CDS encoding ABC transporter substrate-binding protein, whose translation is MLRGVAPLLAVLVLLVVAACAAPGAAPADPSTDCPPSSAAAPVELRHATNVSVREAGGYRVLTVAQPFPGGPPESTVLVPCGAPAPALPPELAGAPVIEVPVRSVYAASTTQLPMIVDIGALDVLTGVGTPDFVSGPEVRARIDAGRVAGFATSGQVDIERVVAAAPDVLLSQGTDDPAFPTLREAGIPVLGWAEYLESGPLAQAEWIKVMGVLTGREAEAEQVFTAIETRYRDLAALASGAVHTSGPVPVLAGQLYEGGWRVPTGGSTAGALLRDAGATWSEAGNPARGGIPKDFESVYTADGAAPIWIADGPWPTLADVTAADPRYGELAAVRTGQVWNRDRRIGPTGGNELHERGVTRPDEQLADLVAVLHPDLLPGHAYTYLRRVS
- a CDS encoding diacylglycerol/lipid kinase family protein, yielding MTEWWVFALAALPVLGLLAGVVVLRGRRRAPDHDPLPAEPEDRPLAAVVANPTKIEPGTQQRIEAVCTGLGWAEPLWLETTVEDPGTGQAKLAIDKGADVVLACGGDGTVRSVAEALAGTGVAMGLVPAGTGNLLARTVGTPDGVADATRVALTGDDRAIDVGRIRIDGSQEERVFLVMAGTGFDAAIMESTPEALKVKVGPLAYVISGLRAMRGRRIRVTLSLDDGPPLRRRTRTVLVGNSGTLLGGLVLMPRARIDDGVLDVVSLAPGTLAGWVAVALRVITKRPRGHERVEHWQARSIVIRTEAPQPCQVDGDPVGDAQELSIRVDPSTLVLRVPDVPPPDAPDAG
- a CDS encoding FecCD family ABC transporter permease, with protein sequence MTRRRALLAGTGAVAVVLFVLAVALGPVSVPPADTVRVLAGATPSDPRWSVLIGTVRLPRALTAVLVGAALGVAGALVQTLFRNPLADPYVLGVSSGAGLGVALSLAAVGGASFTEGLAGVGRLGAVGAAALGAAAVLGLVLVLARWVRSVVTLLVVGVMVGAATTAVVSLVLVWSDPRIAQQFVVWGLGSVDGTSRADLAVLAPVVAAGLAVAAFSVKPLNALLLGEAHARSVGVPVRRLRAMVVLAVALLGGGVTAFCGPIAFVGIAVPHLARLLVDTSDHRVLLPVAALVGAAVVLACVVAGHPPGTEVVVPLNVVTSLVGAPVVIAVLLRSRRFAVAVS
- a CDS encoding cobalt-precorrin-6A reductase, producing the protein MSPTSVLVLGGTAEARRLAAVLHRDGAFAVTSSLAGRVAVPRLPCGEVRIGGFGGAEGLAGWLREHGTDVVVDATHPFAARMTANAVAATSAAGVPLVVLRRPGWTEGPGDRWHRVPDARGAAALAPRLGSRVFLATGAGDLAALAGIDAWCLLRAVDPPPPPLPPRHHLVLARGPFTADAERALLREHRIEVLVARDSGGELTAAKLVAARELGLPVVLIARPPAPDAPAVASVEEAVAWVTARVSAARERSTPRPPRL
- the pip gene encoding prolyl aminopeptidase; this encodes MYPPIEPYDHGMLDVGDGNHVYWETCGNPAGKPALVVHGGPGSGCRPGQRQAVDPSRYRVVLFDQRGCGRSIPHASDPATGMSVNTTAHLVADMERLREHLGIDRWLLHGGSWGSTLILAYAQRHPHRVSEIVIASVTTTRRSEIDWLYRGVGRFYPEAWERFRQSVPPGERDGDLVAAYARLVEHPDAAVRQQATLDWLAWEDAVISAEPNARTGAYGDRPPAAQLAFVRICAHFFSHGAWLEEGALLRDAGRLAGIPGFLVHGRLDMGGPPSTAWELARAWPDAALVIVEDSGHTGSDTTRAHITAALDRFARR
- a CDS encoding alpha/beta hydrolase, with amino-acid sequence MRNGAARGDQLPPLPPPGPERWGGSLRYRDAVVAQPLGYRPLTLDLVVPEAAGPVPLVVHIYGGGFATGSHKTNSLGAHLVDRLLPQGVAVAAVQYRHSRESPFPAQVHDVKAAVRWLRHHAEVLGLHPSRFGAWGASSGGYLATMLAVTADHPDLDGSLGITGPSSAVQAAVSWSAPVDFARMPPPPGESPLHALGVDPHDWFLGARVAEAPRIARAASSSTYVGAGAAPLQLAHGEQDSGIPIDQSEEIAAAYERVGATVQLVRVPGAGHFFADGDRQRLITLGLDFLQRHMPER